DNA sequence from the Candidatus Binataceae bacterium genome:
CACTCATCGCGCTGCAGTATCATATGGATCACGAGTTCAATCTGCTTTTGCAGGTTCAGGGCATCAAAGAAGTCCACCTCTTTGACGGCACCGACCGCTCCATCCTGAGCGAACACGAGATCGAAGGCTTTATCTGAATGATTTCGACGCGCCCGCGCTGCATGACGGAGCGCAGGACAAAGACCGCAGCTTCAGCTAACCCCAGGCGCGGGTCTGCATATTCTACCGCTGTCGCCGCATTGGGTGCGTAACGGCGATTGCGTCTCGATCTCCGCCAGCTTCATCTTCTCGACTCGGACTCTCAACGCACGCGCGAAAGTCTTTCAGGCCAATCACTTCATTCGCAGGCTCGGCCTGCGCCCGCGCGAGCCCGAGGGGTCACACTTGCGCGACGCGACGCGCCTGAGTGATCGCATGAAAAGCGCCGGTATGCGATTGCTCTCGAAACGCCGCCCCCGCAGTCGCCACGAGCTGATATTTTCGGGCGCCGATCGGCTGGGGCGTTCAATCGGGATGGTGAGCCGGCTGCGACAGCGCCTGCTGGGAAATCGGTGAGATACGTCGAATTGACGAAGCTAACCTGTAACATCCGTCAATACCAGCCTAAAGGCATGATTAATTGATCGTCGGTGGGGTATGCCAAGCACTGGAAACGTGAAATCAATAGTGCTATACGTAGCCCATGACGAGCGTCATCGAGTCCGATGATTCAGTTTTTCGCGACTGCTTAGGCCGTTCGGCATTTTCCTTCGGTCATCGCCTCGCTGATCATCCTCTCTTCGATCTCGACCGGCTCGCACGCCTCGCTGAGAAGGTCGTGCATGGGCCGTATGCTGGTAAGTCGATTCTGCTGGACGCGCACAACGCCGAGGCCCAAACCAAGTTCAGCACGATGGCCGCCTACGACTTGCAGGGCGACACAATCACTGAAATCGAACGGGCCGCGTTATGGCTCAAACTGTCAAGCGTCGAAAAGTCTGACAAAGATTACGCCGACCTGCTGCAATCGATTCTGTGTGACATCGAAGCTCTCTCCGGAGTTCCGCTGCGATGTGAAATAACCTGGTCGGGCATGACGATTGTCGTGAGCTCTCCGGGGATTACGACGCCTTATCACATCGACCACGAATATAACTTCCTGCTGCAGATTCGAGGCGAAAAGAACGTCAATCTGCTCGACGGCGCGGATCGCGAAATCCTGAGCGCAAGGGAAATTGAAGCCTTCTACGTTAACGATTTTGACGCTCCGAGCTTTCGCGACGAGTCGCGAGTGAAAAGCCGCTGTTTTCATCTGGCGCCGGGGATCGGCGTCCATCAGCCGCCGCTGGCGCCACACTGGGTTCAGAACTGCGAGAACCTGTCAATCTCCGTCAGCATAATGTTCTGCACGCGCGAACTGAACGCGCGCGCGAAGGTCTTCCAGGCCAACCACTTTCTGCGCAGTCTTGGTTTCGCACCGCTTGAACCTAGCGCATCACCTCTGAGTGACCGGCTGAAGACTTTCAGCCTCGGGCTGCTGTCGAAACATCGGCCCAAGGATTATCACGAAATGCTCTATTCCGGCGTCGAGCGGCTGCAGGCACCGGTCAAATTCGCCCGTCGTCTGCGTCATCGTCAGCCGACTTCACCCTGACCCGCCGCCGCGCAACGCTGCGCGTCTCTTGCGGAATACGGCTAATGACTGGAGCGGGTGATCGGTTTCGAACCGACGACCTCGTGCTTGGCAAGCACGCGCTCTACCAACTGAGCTACACCCGCCCCGCATGGCTGGAGCAGACCAAAGTTTGTAACGGTCCCTTGCGACACTGTCAAACTGCTCGGCTCATCGAACCGCCCCGCTCATTGCGCGACGGCGCGCTTCGGCCGAGGCATTCGTTGCTCGCCGGCGAAGATCCCCCGGGCCTTGACGAAGTACTCGACCCCGGACCAGAGGCTGAGGATCAGCGAAAGCCACAACACCAGCATCCCGGCGGCGAAAAAATCGACGTGCCAGTAGGTGTAATGAATCAGCAGCCCCTCGAGCGCGATACATTGCAGCGCCATCTTGTACTTGCCGAGTTCGTCAGCGCCGATAATCTCCCCTTCCACCGCGGCGATCGCACGCAGGCCGGTTATCAGCACCTCGCGAGCCATCAGCACAGCGACGATCCAGGCCGGTACGCGCGGCGTCCTCGGAATACCCGCCAGCATGATCAATGCCGACATTACCACGAGCTTGTCGGCGATCGGATCGAGAAATTTCCCCAGCATCGTGCCGGAGTCGTAATTGCGTGCGATATAGCCGTCGAGAAAATCGGTTAGCGACGCCACCAGGAACACTGCCGCGGCGATAGCGGAGGGCGAGGGTCCCGGATACAGCAGCAGCACGATGATCACCGGGACCGCTGCGATCCGGCTCAGCGTTAGCAGATTGGGCGTCGTGAACAGCATCAGAGGTCGGCGTCGCCTGCCGCCATCTTCAGCCTATGGCAAGCGCCTATCTGCCGCAACGAAAGTTGATACAGAAAGCGCCGCGCGATTTCGTTTATCGCCGGCGGCGACAGTCAGTTAGAGGAGGGCTGCAGGTCATCAAATTGTGACGCGGTCGAGACCTGTGGATAATTTTTGCCTAAAGAGCATCGCTTTTCCTTGCGCCGCCCCCCTGAATGTTACGTTGCGCGATAGGATCACGGT
Encoded proteins:
- the pgsA gene encoding CDP-diacylglycerol--glycerol-3-phosphate 3-phosphatidyltransferase, coding for MLFTTPNLLTLSRIAAVPVIIVLLLYPGPSPSAIAAAVFLVASLTDFLDGYIARNYDSGTMLGKFLDPIADKLVVMSALIMLAGIPRTPRVPAWIVAVLMAREVLITGLRAIAAVEGEIIGADELGKYKMALQCIALEGLLIHYTYWHVDFFAAGMLVLWLSLILSLWSGVEYFVKARGIFAGEQRMPRPKRAVAQ